TTAAAAAATACTCCCTAGAAGTacataaattaaagaaaaagcTGCATTCTGATACATTGACCGAAGAAGCACCGATGGATCCGTTCTACCACGAAGAGAGAAATATATCTAGTCTTCCCTTCTCGGAGTTCACACCACCAGATTCAGGAATTTACTCATTCATCTTACAAGTTACAGACAAAGCAAATAACTCGGAGTTTGCAAGACAAATTGCTATATATGACCCAAATTCTACAATCTCAATTACTGCAGAAAGCAATCTCTTCGTGTCCACTGCAGAAGGACTCAGCAATTACAGTTGGCAATCAGAATGTTTAACTGTACAAGTCACGTGGAACGATTACTTCATCAACTCCTTCCATTTAGAAAACCACCTCTTGTTACCCATCGAACCGTTTCCAATTCAACTCAGAGGAGGTAACATCGAAGAATTGAAGAGTGAAATAGTAAAAGATGTGAAGGATGATTATGACGATCACTATGGAAAGAGAACAGTGTCAGCTGTAAAACACGTTAACGGTataactgaatttgaagtatATTATACTTATATCGCTTATTCAAATTCTTCCACAAGTAATAACACACACCACTTCAATGAAACAAGTACAACTGATGTAACAACCACGGAAGCCACCGTCCAAACAACTGGGACTGAGAGTTCCAATGACACCCTTCTTTCAACAGTATACCCTGAAAATTCCAACgacacctttctttcaacagtATACCCTGAAAACCCCAACGAAACGGATTATTCTACCACTGTTGTGACGACAAGCCAGGGAACCACTACACGACCTTGCTTGTCTGCAACTAACAGTGGAAACATGGAAAACCAGTGGATTAAAATTGCAAATATCACCCATGGTAAATACACTCTTGAACACGAGTGGAAAGACGGCGACAGCATGAATATCTCTATCAGGGCTCGCGATATAACTAACAACACGAGGACTGCTTCTAGACGGGTGAATTTTGACGCCTCGCCACCTACATCGAGTGACGccatatttacaaaaaatgtcGGCAACAGAACACACGAATATTCGAGCAGGTATCATTTACAATATACAGTGTACTCCTTTCTTGTCTTGTGTGTTTGATACCCAATAAAAACATTGCAGGATAACTATTTTCTTGCTTTTATAGCGTTAGAATAACAGCTTCTGACGTCCACAGTGGGATCCGATTGGTACAGTGGCGACtgaaagataaaaacaaacaaaacgagATCTATAAAGAGGGATACTTCCGCAACAACCCAGTCCAGGTTTgcttatttacatttcaaatcaACTAGATAAAGGGTTCTAAGTATGAATGTGCATTTAGTGAATAACCCTTCAGTTCGCTTCCTCTGTTACAGCTATCTGACTGTTCCACCAGTGATGGCTGCTACTGTCTACCCATGGGAGAGTGTTACAAGAAGAACATGGAGTTTGATTTTGACAACTGTTGGCTGGCTATCAGTAAACCTCTCTTGTCCAATGCCAGTTTCATTCTAGAAATCGAAGCCTTCAATCAGGCCATGTTAGCGTGGAATGTTACGTATCACGAGGTATTGTGTTTCATTTTGGTCACCCAATAATTTACTGTCGTGGTATATTCGTGGTTTCTGTAGTGGCTATAGGTTCGAGTCCTATAGGTAGCAACATTTCCTTCGCCAAGCACTGTGCATTGATAGTTAAAGTAGCGGGTATTTCTGATGAGAACTTAAAGTCCGAGGTCCCGTGCTAGGGTATATGTGTTAGcgcgataaagaaccctcaaatTTTGTGGCACTTCACATAAAGCTTGtaatgtctcaatatgagtagtAAGAGATTCGCAGACGGACATAAAACaccaataaatcaataaataggGAACTGTCAATAATTTTATCTTCAGTATCATAAAGGAataactattacatgtatttcatatgtATGGTTATGCAATTCTTATGAAAATTATGTCTTACAAAGtaatttttcttacatttaTCTTCTAGTTAAGCAGTTTGACATCCTTTGATGGAATTGATGGTGGTAAGTACATAACTTTGTTAGGAATGAGGTGACTAGGAAAGTATTTCCCCAGTCGTTGGACAGCGCTGTTTCACAGAGATGAAAGATGGGAATGATGTTCGATACCTGAAAGCAGACTACATACTCAGTATAAGATATCATGAAATTCTTTGAATGTATAGTCTTAGTACTTCAACTTAACAGAATTCAATATACTCTCTATTCTTATCTGCCTCAGGTGATGGGATACGAAATCTGAACAGAGAGTCTTTTGCGGACGGTTTCAGGTTTACATGGGAAAATGTTCCATCATGTTACAAGGCATCTTACATCACTATTTTCGTATATGTTGATTGTGATAAATCCAAACCGCCACAAGAAGTCACTCTCCCGACGGATAAAACGGAGTATACCTTGTCCAATCTTGAGGCAGGAAAAGAATACTGCATTGATGTAGTTTCAAACAATACGGGAGTAAAACAACAGTTATTGGAAACCTGGACCGTGGAGACACCGACTGCTATTCCGGTGGCCATGATCGCTGCCGTCAGCGCAGGTACATCATTGATGAATATACAATCCGATTTACAATATAAGAGTAAATATTGATATAACAATTGCCTACACGTACCTAGATAATATCAGAATGTAGTCAACGTGCCTTAATCCATAACGAGGAGGCAATATCATGATTTAACTGTTtcttatcaataaaacaaaccCAGCACCCGGTATTATTCGATTTGCAGTAATCGCCATCCTGTTGGGTATCATTCTGATCTTCGTCCTGCTATGGAGAAATGGACACTTAAATGCAGAAACAAAACGTCGATTGACTATGTATCTCAAAAGACCAGTGACCATGATGATGGGAAAACGAAAGGTTTGAGATTATACTTCAATGTGCTTCTACAGTTATTATCACTGCCTGCAAAATGAAGTTTTCGATCAACTTTGTGAATTGGTATACCGAACACATGCGTACATGGCGATTTCGCTATggagcatatatatatatatatatatatatatatatatatatatatatatatatatatacatacaatgtatatatacactctCTTGGATACTCATGGATTTCATCATAGCAGTCCGATTTTCTGTTTTTCATACCATGCACTAATTCCCTCTGTGAAAACCCAAATAACAATTGCTATTATCTCTGACTTCTGAATTTCGTTCTaactaaaacatttctttctcaaaGTACACCATAGTATCTATGGGGTTCATTGTTCTAATAATATAAGAGCGGCTGTTATCATCATATTGCAAAATCCATAAAGCCGGGCAGATAGAGAACtcttttaaataaaaaacgagGAAATGTTGGAAAATCTGTAAAACCGGGCACGTAAAGAAATCTTAATTCTTTATTATTCCATCTGAAAAAGACCAATATATTAAAACTTACTAGTATCATTAGGGACTTAAGAATTTAACAGATGAATAATTTTCGTACATTACAAAGTCAGTAGCATTACCCTCATAGAAAGAAACTTCTTTGGAAAGAGAGAGATTTAGCTGTAACAGTCAAATATTATTTACGTTGTCCTCCGCAAACTCTTTCCTTAACCTGGAATAAGATTGTCAGGATCAAGACTCCTTAAATAGTTGTGTGCCAAGTTTAAAGAAAACAACACTAAAAGTTTAATGCACTCCTAATTTGATAAACAAGTACAGTTTCCTCGGCTATCTTTCAACTGATCTGGTGAAAGATCATACTGGTgacgtttttgacaattttcaagcaaaaattaaaaatatcacaattttaAAGGAAAAGCTATCATCAAAAATCTGATAAGTAGGTGAGATAGACAAAACTAATATTTTTAGTAAGGAATTATGAATTTAGTATGTTTGACGTCATAATTTTGTGCATTTCACTTCATTTTCTGTCAACTGGCAAAAACTCAATGTTTCTCAAAGCAGCGCCATGTTCGACCGCAATGAAATTGAGATATGTTAATCAAATTTTGGATTTTAATGATGCTATATAcgagactttttttttttgcgatgCATGGGTTATATGCGTTAAAATGCTTGAAACGTGACATGTTTCAAGCAATCTggggaaaaaatctttattatgcCATATTCCAAACTAGGaatgagatttttaaaaatatacaaaacttaatttttaatttgactTTTTCAACATGGAACTAACCGAAACTTATAATAAAGTCATTAAAATATGTTTCAATATTGCAGGGCCAGAAATACCTGTTAATGAACCGAGTCCTTTTCTGGTCCAGAAATACTTATTCTCGCAACTAGTCCTTTATGGCGATGTGTTGTTTCAAATATCAATATGCTATAACTTTTAATGGAATTTCATTGGTCTCactgtcttttatttcattggttgatttCAGACTGGGTTTTACAGTGGGCGTTTTCAAGACGAAGATATCTACGACTTTGGTCAAATGGTGTTCTCCGAGAACGAAGGATGGTTGTACACTTTCGATGATATATCACTAAAGGGGAAACTTAAATCGGGAGACTTCGCTGATATCTATCTAGCGGAACTGTGCCAAAAAGATACCGCTATTGCCAAAATCTTGAAAGGTTGCAATAACTATCGATTACTTTTCTCTATTTCAAAGCATTTAGCGGAGTTATAGAAACGGACATGTGTTTCGTCCATTTGGTGCATCAATTCTACAGTATAATTCGCATGGACTGCAAAATGTACATTTCATGTAAATAGGTGAACTTTGAGAATCTGATGAGTAACACTATTTTATATATCCAACTTGGTATGATACACTCGAGAAAACAGCGAGCAAAACTACCACAGTAAAGCATAGCATATATAGATTTAGGGAGACTGTTTGTAATGTCAGATTGAATGATGTACATGTGAACTATTTTCTGACGTTTAACTTGTATGGAAGCTATTGTTCATTACAGAGGACTACACCCAGGAAGACCGCCTTGTTCTGCAGGCCAAAATCAGTTTCTTCGCCACTGAGGTCCCACCACATGAGAACATCATACATTTCCTTGGATCAGTCCTCAACCACCCCATCTGTAAGTGTCAAAACAGTGTGTCGTATATCAATGGGTGCTTTTAGAAAATAATAGAAAGAAATTCTGAAAACAATCAACAACAGCAAATCCATCTAAATAAACATAGATGTATTTCTTGAAGAAACGATCATTTATGTTAAAAACATTGGGCTGTTTACAATGACAGAAATTATATGCTCTATAGTTGGTCCATACATGCTGCTGGAGTATTGTGAGCTTGGACAGCTGCGGGAATGGCTGATAGACCACAGAAATAAGGTCACCGACGAACTTATAACAGACTTCTGTAAAATGGTTCACGGTATTGCAAAAGGGATGGAGGCTCTGGAACAGAAGGAGGTAGGTGGAAAATCGGTCTACATTCAAATGCGTGTATTTGGGAAAAGTACATCAGATTATCTTCAAGAGACTTGCAGCGTAGTGCAGTTCCTTGATGTAAGGTAGTTTTTGACGAAAAATGAATATTATGTGTATAGTCTTTAACGATGTAAAagcattttgaatttaaatttagatTGTTCATAGACGATTGGCGACAAGAAACATCCTTCTGACCTCCCGCCTCGTTCCTAGGGTAGCAGGATTCGGACCCACTCCAGAGGAAGGGAAAAATGAAGTGAACAAGGTCGCAGCCAAGGTTCTAGTTGTCAATATTAGCTAACACGTGATAACATAACTTACACGTGACAGCATGACTTACACGTGACAACATGACTCACACGTGACAACATGACTACATCCGCATTTTATGTCTTTATGACAGTGCTGCTGTACAATGACAGTACTTAGAATGAATGCTGTTTTTCTGAAATATCTTCTTTTTCAGGAGAGAAGACCGATTAAATGGCTAGCTCCAGAGTGTTACGAGTCTATGAAAAACTGTACTTCTATGAGTGATGTTTGGGCATTTGGGGTTGTAATCTGGGAAATATTTAGCACTGGTAAGGTTGCTACGCATATTGGTCGATAGTGAGGAATCTAGTTTTGTATagattatataattttttctttgttgattTATTTACAGGACAGAATCCATACCCAGGAATTGATGCTAAAACTATCCCAATGAGAGTGAAAAACGGCTATAGAATGAGTACCCCTGAATTCTGTCCCGAAACGTAAGTATATAGAAGATAATGTACCTGCTACAACATAAACGACTCATTGCAGAGGgggtaatgatacatgtactttatgatTTTCAGCAATGGGATATTAATGGAGCATTGTTGGGAATCTAACCCCAAGGACAGACCGACCTTCAGTCACGTGGTGACGACATTGGACAGTTACTATGACGCAAGGTATCCGTGCGACTTCGAGGCTATGGACACAGTGTAATCTGTACACATCTTTTCCTGTCAGGAAAAACATGCATGCTCGTCTTTTTCATGCACCAGTGCTACAACAAGTTCCTAAATGTCAAACACAACTGCCTTTGATTAGAAAATGCTCAGAATGTTTTACACACATTTGTTTTCAGAGAACTTTTATagaataaatatacatatagttcatttcattcatacaaataacgaaaaataaatattatgttAGAAtcctttttttcccctttcaatacttgtattttctttcatgttttAGGACAGTTATATAATTCGTTAAAGCTATTGTCAGTATCTGATTATCCTATGAATTGAACTctttcatcatcaaaattagttaacaaatattatgaaattatggATATATGTATGAAAGCAGTTTGGATTTGTTtggtggtttttttaaaatattaaccTCCCAATGTTTTCATATCCCCCATAACACAAACAAATTATGCATTCAATCATTACATACATAGatagaaatattttgtaatatccagcaagtacatgtatagtagACCGCATATTATATATCGAGAATCATTATTATCAATCACTAGATctatttgtggttgtgttagaaagtatgcatggggaaatgagaaatcgttttgtttgtttaattattaattattgTTTCGATAGAGTAATAACATGTATAACAGTTCTgaataaaagattttaaaaatatatatagatataagtGTTGATAACTGTAATCAATACGtctcatttttattcattattaaacATTAAATTACGATTTATACGAAGTTTTTACAACAAGTTCTCCCCGGAATGGCAGTGGGTAAAATATAGAAGTGATTCATTTTGGGTTTCCAGAAATTAATTAGAATGAATTGATAAAAACAAGTTATTTTGGGTTGAATATGGAATAGctgcaaatatttttatatatgatatattttggtTATTGCGTCATGCATTTGACagcttgaatcccctttacccaaggtggctttgtgccaagtttggttgaaattggcccagtggttctagagaagaaaaaTCTTTACTTTCTCCAAATGAGGTATTAAGAATCATGTCTAACGAGTTGATTCCTTAGTAGAGGCAATTTGGAATCCGGGGTAGGCAATCAACAGAGTTTTAGAATCTAAATTTTACTCCACTCTCTGTATGAAAAGTTATAGTGCTAATCAAATGGAAAGAGACAATTTTGATTCCTTGTACGATAAATACTACAAATCTGTTTATCTAACAAATTCTGAGTTGTCTATATATAGACGCTACTTTACAACAATAAATGTTCCgattttacattctaaatacatgtacatgtatatgattgttTTACATGACATTCAACTGAATGAAATGATGTTCGTTGGATAATAATATGTCCCCAAAAATCCAATCAAGGGAATTCAGAAATCAACTCTCCATGTAGCATAtaggatataaaagaaataaatagccagaaaagaattaatttcagaatggaaaGAATATATATGGGAATGGTCCGCCGTATACATAACCGGAATAAAAAGAGGAGGGGGGGTGGGTTCTACTATATAATAGGGTTTACGGGGGTACCTGGTTATAAAAAAGGGGATCCTACTATATAGCCACAT
This genomic window from Ostrea edulis chromosome 4, xbOstEdul1.1, whole genome shotgun sequence contains:
- the LOC125671274 gene encoding uncharacterized protein LOC125671274 isoform X2; translated protein: MDRLTSFTILLFLLVLQTADLEAKKCTKKTLYYAAQHYCSSTFLWWCNSYGYRRITVYQWTSVCCPGYVGSDCETPICNPPCANGGTCVSPNTCSCPSIVGGASCQEIVTCSHLKPCFPGNCSGTSCSCDGGFSGDACLQFDKTRTAKINSLNTTLMNVKRSDGRQLYEFNADAFSNFQSIWVDRKDYNYFLIYFEALFSPEIPYPPSYIHEHGIGIVSAYARVVQSKIGRAGGEAIDVSLNTTLSCPGTYNDTSPSNEPVKCNISYDQFNRIIEDGDNLKILAVAEVGGYRNVWNQTHFVRREIYHRAMSEKSINIMFDFSKPKHCLQSNNCTTQLLPMKIPNDASKDPFTFDVDGWRDIPSGIKKYSLEVHKLKKKLHSDTLTEEAPMDPFYHEERNISSLPFSEFTPPDSGIYSFILQVTDKANNSEFARQIAIYDPNSTISITAESNLFVSTAEGLSNYSWQSECLTVQVTWNDYFINSFHLENHLLLPIEPFPIQLRGGNIEELKSEIVKDVKDDYDDHYGKRTVSAVKHVNGITEFEVYYTYIAYSNSSTSNNTHHFNETSTTDVTTTEATVQTTGTESSNDTLLSTVYPENSNDTFLSTVYPENPNETDYSTTVVTTSQGTTTRPCLSATNSGNMENQWIKIANITHGKYTLEHEWKDGDSMNISIRARDITNNTRTASRRVNFDASPPTSSDAIFTKNVGNRTHEYSSSVRITASDVHSGIRLVQWRLKDKNKQNEIYKEGYFRNNPVQLSDCSTSDGCYCLPMGECYKKNMEFDFDNCWLAISKPLLSNASFILEIEAFNQAMLAWNVTYHELSSLTSFDGIDGGDGIRNLNRESFADGFRFTWENVPSCYKASYITIFVYVDCDKSKPPQEVTLPTDKTEYTLSNLEAGKEYCIDVVSNNTGVKQQLLETWTVETPTAIPVAMIAAVSAVIAILLGIILIFVLLWRNGHLNAETKRRLTMYLKRPVTMMMGKRKTGFYSGRFQDEDIYDFGQMVFSENEGWLYTFDDISLKGKLKSGDFADIYLAELCQKDTAIAKILKEDYTQEDRLVLQAKISFFATEVPPHENIIHFLGSVLNHPIFGPYMLLEYCELGQLREWLIDHRNKVTDELITDFCKMVHGIAKGMEALEQKEIVHRRLATRNILLTSRLVPRVAGFGPTPEEGKNEVNKERRPIKWLAPECYESMKNCTSMSDVWAFGVVIWEIFSTGQNPYPGIDAKTIPMRVKNGYRMSTPEFCPETNGILMEHCWESNPKDRPTFSHVVTTLDSYYDARYPCDFEAMDTV
- the LOC125671274 gene encoding uncharacterized protein LOC125671274 isoform X1, with the protein product MDRLTSFTILLFLLVLQTADLEAKKCTKKTLYYAAQHYCSSTFLWWCNSYGYRRITVYQWTSVCCPGYVGSDCETPICNPPCANGGTCVSPNTCSCPSIVGGASCQEIVTCSHLKPCFPGNCSGTSCSCDGGFSGDACLQFDKTRTAKINSLNTTLMNVKRSDGRQLYEFNADAFSNFQSIWVDRKDYNYFLIYFEALFSPEIPYPPSYIHEHGIGIVSAYARVVQSKIGRAGGEAIDVSLNTTLSCPGTYNDTSPSNEPVKCNISYDQFNRIIEDGDNLKILAVAEVGGYRNVWNQTHFVRREIYHRAMSEKSINIMFDFSKPKHCLQSNNCTTQLLPMKIPNDASKDPFTFDVDGWRDIPSGIKKYSLEVHKLKKKLHSDTLTEEAPMDPFYHEERNISSLPFSEFTPPDSGIYSFILQVTDKANNSEFARQIAIYDPNSTISITAESNLFVSTAEGLSNYSWQSECLTVQVTWNDYFINSFHLENHLLLPIEPFPIQLRGGNIEELKSEIVKDVKDDYDDHYGKRTVSAVKHVNGITEFEVYYTYIAYSNSSTSNNTHHFNETSTTDVTTTEATVQTTGTESSNDTLLSTVYPENSNDTFLSTVYPENPNETDYSTTVVTTSQGTTTRPCLSATNSGNMENQWIKIANITHGKYTLEHEWKDGDSMNISIRARDITNNTRTASRRVNFDASPPTSSDAIFTKNVGNRTHEYSSSVRITASDVHSGIRLVQWRLKDKNKQNEIYKEGYFRNNPVQLSDCSTSDGCYCLPMGECYKKNMEFDFDNCWLAISKPLLSNASFILEIEAFNQAMLAWNVTYHELSSLTSFDGIDGGDGIRNLNRESFADGFRFTWENVPSCYKASYITIFVYVDCDKSKPPQEVTLPTDKTEYTLSNLEAGKEYCIDVVSNNTGVKQQLLETWTVETPTAIPVAMIAAVSAVIAILLGIILIFVLLWRNGHLNAETKRRLTMYLKRPVTMMMGKRKTGFYSGRFQDEDIYDFGQMVFSENEGWLYTFDDISLKGKLKSGDFADIYLAELCQKDTAIAKILKEDYTQEDRLVLQAKISFFATEVPPHENIIHFLGSVLNHPIFGPYMLLEYCELGQLREWLIDHRNKVTDELITDFCKMVHGIAKGMEALEQKEIVHRRLATRNILLTSRLVPRVAGFGPTPEEGKNEVNKVAAKERRPIKWLAPECYESMKNCTSMSDVWAFGVVIWEIFSTGQNPYPGIDAKTIPMRVKNGYRMSTPEFCPETNGILMEHCWESNPKDRPTFSHVVTTLDSYYDARYPCDFEAMDTV